A segment of the Pelecanus crispus isolate bPelCri1 chromosome Z, bPelCri1.pri, whole genome shotgun sequence genome:
AAATACATACCAACTTCATTAAAATCTTCAAAGGTGATCTTGCCTGTCGCTTCTCGATCATAATCTTTAAGTATTTTCAGTACATCAGCTTTTTTCACATCAAAACCCAAGGCTCTCATTGCCACCTTTTGGAATAAAATGGAAGTGCAACCATATATGAagattaaaatacagatttaacaGATTTTCAGCATGAAAATTCTACAAATTTGATTTATATCTTTTACCTAAGCACCTGAAACCTGTGGATGTTCATAACACCAAGCTTTAGATTATGTAGtgcctttaaaaagaatgaaacagtttttcaagGGCTTTTCCCACTTAGCCATCTGTCCAAGCTAAACCCTGGGGAGCATTCAGACCAGTATTATGCAGGATGCTACAGCAATTGTTACTGTGTCAAGTATATAGTGTGGGAAGAAAAGCTTATTCTTACACTAATCCGCtatttccttcccctcccaccccctgcGAATATCCTCACTCCTTTCACCCATCAAGAGATCCTGAACatggagtatttttttaaagatacagcCAACATCTTAGAAACTCACTAAGAAACATATATATACTATCCGACATCAAAttgtttaacttaaaaaaaaattacctttaatTCATGATAATTTATTGCTCTATCTTTGTCTGTATCAAACAACTCAAAGGCATCTTTAATTTCCTGCTTCTGTTCCTCAGTCagttctcttcttttcttctttttagttttgtctACCGAAAACTCGTTCCTatacaagaagaaagaaattaagtgtAATTGATTTCTACTGGGAAGATAACATTTTCCACCAATAGGAAACTCAACATAGTTTCACAGATCACTACCTTCCCTATTCAATCTTTTCCCAGCTTGTCCTCCCAGCTTAAAATAACACCAGAAATAGACAATTTCTTTGTGAAAGCTGAATGATACCTCCACTCCCCCacccaaaataaaatcagcacaGGCATTTTggttaataaataaaaacaacaacaaaaaagagggCAGAAAAACTACCAGTCAGAAAGAATACTTGAGGTTACAAACTAGATTAGCAGTTGAAATCATACAACTCCTGCAAACACTTTATTTCTAAACTGTACCTTAGCAAAAAGAATTTTGAGACAGTCAGGCTGCTGGAGGCTTAACTAGGCCAGACAACCCAGACAACCCACCGAAGAGCGTATTAGGTGCCACAAATCGGCTCTGTTGCCAGTAACAGTTCTTAGATAAACGgcatttgtggattttttttaaatcctttaaaccacgcacatgcacacactgtTCTAAAGACTTTCTGCTCCATTTTTGGTATGCACAAAGGAGAGAAGCCCCCCACATCAGCAAATCTTGCTCAAAGACAGCCCTCTTTTCTTCGGCTAGTCTAGAAATAAGATTAAATtttcaaatgacagaaaatacatgATTCATATATTGGGAACAACAGTTGAAAAAACTGATAAGGAGGGTACTGATAAAAGATACTTTGGACCAAGCTAGTAAAATGTAAACTTTGCTGTAACTGTGCTTTATTCACATCAATGAGACTGAGTGCTGTATCCAGAGTAATTGCTTGGAAGATCTCCATTTCAGAGCAAggactcttaaaaaaaaaccaaaacaaaaaacacccagtGCATTTGACATAACAGGTGATATCAACTAAGGCTGTTAAAGTACTCAGGTACACTCCTGGAAGAACTGGGCATGCATGAAGCTCAGCAGCATGCTGTGCTGAGCATAGCTAATTGCAGTGGTAAATCCCCTCCATTCTGTGATCATGCCTCATGACCACATCTCACCAGATGTACCACGTCCAGTTGTGGATaccccagtacaagagagatgtAAAGAAAATGGATAAGGTCTAAGGCAGACTACTGTTCCAGGTGCCTGCAGCACATAGTGCATGAgaagctgagggagctggaTTTGTGGAGGGGATCCAAGTGCTGTCCTTCACTATCTAGAGGGTTAtgacacagaagacagagacAGGTTCCCCTCAGAGGAgcacagtgaaaggacaagagacAACTACAAAATGCAAGAGGAGAAACTGCAGCTGCATCTAAGGGGAAACATTTTCCCAGTGCAAGTGTTTATGGGCTGGAATGGTTGCGCTTGGAGACTGAGGAGTCTCCATAGTCAGAAATTTTTGGAACCCAAATGGAAAAGGTGCTCAGCAACCTTATTCAGTTTTGGGTGGGACCTGCTCTGAGCTGAAAGCTGAACCaaatgacctccagaagtccttTCTAACCTAAATTATTGTATAATTTAGGTTATGCTCTCTGGAAAAGGCCTTTTATACTCATTTGTTTACTTGCACCAGAGACAAAATACGTGCTGTGCCACCTACtataaaatgcatgaaaaatactgatgagtgaacagaaaactgcttttcaaggacatttattttccaaatctcCTGTAATGACCtgctttttattctcctttcttaAGGATTTGCCaattttaatcaaaaccaaAGCCTAAACACAGAGCTGGGATTTAGCTTTCAACAACCACTGAAGCTACTCCAGTGAAAATTCCAAATATAGACAAGAAAAGTGCAAGCTGCACAAGCTGGACCTGCCTCAGACCACAATATCCTCAGAGAATGAGAAGTCCTTAGCAGACCAATCAAGACAGAGTGATTTCACACAGGCTTTGTATTCCTATGGCTTTTGGAAGGACTACAATAACCCTGAGCTGGCTAGATAATTAGGACTGGGAGAGTAGCTCGGATCCAGACAGACCATATTTTGTGAGCTGCGATGATGAAACGCATTTAGAAGCCTGAAAGCAGATTACTGTGGAACTCTCTTCCAGAAGAAGGATTCAGATACTCTAGTGTTTATTTAATGCTCagcataaaagtatttttttagaaGACGGAACAGTACTTAAATGCAAGTAGTTCACTGCCACTTCTACAACCACCTTTACTATATGCAGCATGAAGTTCTCACGACCTGAAAACTAAGGATCACGTATGCCATATCAGCATATTAATTATGCTCCAAGACTAGGATTTGCCAGGTCTAGAATTTATAAGCCAGGCCCCTTTATACAACAGTTACTgaatctgaattaaaaaaaaaaaaaacaacctaacccacaccacaacaaaacccgCCGAACTTAACACCTGTTAAAAAGGTTTTTGAAGGTGTATTACTTCAGACAATCCAGAAGCGGACCTCTCAAAGCAAGAGGTGACGTGCCCTACCCTCCCCCGGTGAACAGCCGGCTGTGGGGCCCGACCCGCCCCGGCCGCCCACGACCCCCTCGGAAGGGCTCAGACACAAGCACCGGCGGCTGACCCTCaccggcgcggcgcggcgcagACCAGCGCCCAGGCGCCGCCGCTGCACCGCCCCCTCACCCCGACATCTCTCCCGGACGTTACCGTGGCCGGCGGGCCCCTGAGGAGACAGCGAGGCCCCGAGGGCCCCTgagggccgcggccgccgcccgcccgcacTCCGGGGCCCTAAAGTTGCGAGGGGGGAACCGCCCGGCTCATACCGACCTCAAGGCCAAGCTCATGCTTacgctgccgctgctgccgctgctgccgcccccgggccgggccgcggcggagccgagccgggccgggccgggccgcgccgcgccgcgccgcaccgcaccgcaccgtACCGACCGCCGCACCGCACGGCCCCACAGCGCTCCCGACGCCTTGGAAACGCAGCGCAACGCCAGCGCCCCGCCAACCCGCGCTCTCTTCTTCTGATTGGGCGCTGGCGGAGATCTTCCCGCCTCCTCGCGCTGAGCGCTGTCTTATTGGCTGGGAGGATGCCACTCAAGCGGAGGGGTGGGGCTTTCGGCGCGGGATGCCGTTACCCAGAAGGCGGCGCGGCGCGTTATGGCGGTGCCTGCTCCGGTCCCTGCTCCGGTCCCGTCCGTCTCCGGGCACAGCTGGCGGGCTCCCGGGGGCGGCTCGGAGCCGGTGTGCTGCCTCTGCCCGCCCCTCTCTAGCCGGGGCGTGCTACGGCTGTGGCAGAAGCAGCTccccgcggccctgcccgctCCTTCCGTCCGCCGCTGGGTCCGGCGGAGCCATCTTGAGTGGGAGAGAACGGAGCTGTCTGAGGCGGAGTTGCCGGCGTCGGGGAGCGGGCACGGCGTGGGCGGCGGCAGCTGTCGGGACGCCTGGCTGTTGGCGGTGTCTGGGGGAAGGAGCCCGAGTCCGCTGAAGTTGATGTCGGCACGCACCTTCAGGATGGGGTCtgggagctctgcagcagctcaggaacGTGAGGGGAGATGTGATTCATCAGCATGTTCTTGCAGTGTGTATGTACACACAGACAGTATTCAGAGcatatggaaacatttttatcGAGCCTTTCTGATAGTGTACGCTTTGCCTTCCTAAAAACTTTGGGGGGAGGCAATCTGTTAGACTGAGGACCTTAATATATGGTTCCAGTTCTCATTGCCATTGATACTTTCAGGCTTTGCCAACCAGTGAATAAGCCAAGATTACATATTCTGTGGATGGGGGAAATACTCGTTTCTCTGATAAGAAAACACTGACTCGGAAACAAGTGCTGTCTTGGTGCTCTGGTCTGTGACACAATAGATGTGCCTTGCTGTTTGGGATGCCCTAAGCAGACAGGGCTGTTTTATAGCTAGTGCTGAAACAGCATAGTCCAGTGTTACTAGCTGGACCATACAGATGTTCAAACTTTTCCTAATACTGTGCTAAGCAGGCTGGCTAAAGTCACGGAAAAGACTCAGGCAGTGAAAAATGCCAAAGTCCTGCTCCCTTCAGGACTGACAGCATGTCTTGAAGGTGTTTTACATCTGCAGTCACCTAGTTTTCCAGTAATAAACCAGTAGCGTGTTGACCCTAAGTACGCACTGTTGGATCTGAAGAGCTGGAATCAGTAGGCATGCTCAAGGCATGTTTTTCCTGAACAAAGCCTAGCAGCGATGAGGCTTGTTTGGCTGTCTGTCCATATTACCTCTGGTCCACAGATCAAGTAGGCAGAGCCACTGTAATTGACCTCTGTTAACAGATGGTAGCTTTGTAATCAAAAGCATAAATTACTGGCAGGTTTGACCCTCAACCTGTGCTGTCATGAGATTTTTGATTAGAggtttttcatttcactgcttGCTGTTTGGATATGTCTGCAATTAGATGCATTCATCTGAGCAATTGTATGTTTGCTTTCAaatctggttgtttttttttttcccccagttggAAGCAGGAGTTGAATATAGGTAGTGAATCCGGGTCTCAGAGCTCCGTGCAGTAGCTCTGCAGTCATGCTACCTCCTCCATTGAGGCACTGTATCGTAAACAAACAAGCTAATATACCCGCAAATTAATGTTTTTGTGCTTCATACAACGTTTATATGGCCAGAGAGAAAAGTGAGCAGTGAGAATTCTTACCTGGAGTGCGGAGGGGGTCCTGAGTGCACCAGCAGCCCCAAATTGCCCTGTTtcacctgggacccccacccgcACCCCCTCTGCCTGTTGGTCCTGGAGCTCAGCCCACAGGCCCTTGATCCTTGCCTGAGCTGCCGTGGTGATAGAGCTGCCCTCATGCTGCTGTTGCTGGCTCATTGACTGGACTCTGTGGCAGGTAGACTCAAATACCTGATACTGAATGGCCCTCTGGGTATGCTTCCAGGAACTGGAGCTCCACGTTCAGGTCTCTATTTCTAAACTTAGCAGATGAGCTAGAAAATTGCCTTCTTACCTCCAAAGCCAAGGAGCTTGCCGAGATTTTAATGAGAACAGACGCACGGCTGACTAAGCACTTTCTCTTGCATGTTTCCTACCAGTGGTAGAGGTAGGACTCCTTGCTCTTCTGCTGTTCCACCACGGTGTTTCCAGAAGGGAGCACACAGCCAGGACTGCTGGAACCGCTTCCCATGCCTAACCTGGTTAGGTGACCAATGAGGGTGGACTTCAACAAACAAGGGCAATTAGGAGCTACAAAATCCACAGGAATAAATACACCCCTCTGTGCTCTGCCtctaaatttgttttttcacagCCAGTCTCATTTGGATGTGTAGGAAGGGAGAGTGTCTATCCATTCACAGTCCTTGGTGCTTGTAGTGATGTTGTTATTCTTTGCACTAAACTAAGATCTTCAGGGCAGAAGATCTCCAAGCAGGCAGATTCCTAGTGCAGTTGGTGCTGTTCTTAATGGGATGCTATGGCAAAAGCTCTGCTCCAGAAACCAAAATGCCATTGTTTGTAAATTCAGTAAAGCAGTGCTTGTATTGCACATGAAGTGGAAATGCCAGgaattcaaaactgaaaagacaGGCTCAAATTATaatagctaaaaataaatacttgattTTGGGTCTGGTAGCTGTGACTTGCAAACccttacattttcaaagttgGCAAAACCCTGTCTAAAATTGCCTGTTATGAGTAGAGTGGATAAATTATATCACTAGCatgatatatttatatatatttatatcatTATAAATAATATCACTAGTATGTTCCTCACACCTATGTATTTGCAGCttaataaggaaaataattgtttatttGTGGCCTACACTTGAAGGCTTTATTATTAGCTATATCTGCAGctttcaattaattttcaaattcatCTGTTGTTACATGAAAGCTCTATGTGGGGCTGTCTGCCAGCCATATCTTCCCTTTGAGTGATTatgtttccttttgtatttctaattttatttgtgtttggaACCACTCTGCTATTCCCTTGTCCCAAGCTGAACTTGAGGGTCCAGGAGATTATAAACCTCATCTCAGCTGTTCAAAATCAGATCAAGTATCAGAACCTTCTGATGTAAAGCAACAAGCTGCTTTGTCTGTTGGATTTCTTACCTCATGCTCCAGACCCAGTGCTCCAGAGATGGTGGATTTCAGATACTGTGAAGGAAGAGAGGTGGTTTCTCAGAGTgaggaagaggggggaaaaaaggtgggGGAACTCAAGGGGAGGCACAGACAGGAAGCTGAGTACATGTGAGGAAGCAACAGCAGAGGATGTGAGTCAAAGGAGAAAGCTGGTGACAGGCCAGAAACATGAGGCAGCTGAGGGACCAGAAAGTGAAAAAGTGATGGAAAACAGTTAgaagcaggggcaggcagaTCTGGGAACCTCTAGTTTTAAGCAAACATTCTGCTCTGCATGAAGATGGTGCTAGGTGACCTCAAGATGGTCCTTTGCagccctctctttctttcttgtctgcAAGAAGTCCAATAAAGCATTGAATTTCTCATCTGCAAACCAAACCTGTCCCCTTATCTGCTGAACgccaatgaaaaatattaattcctgTTGCTAGGACAATTTACCATATCAAATCTGATGTCAAATATGATTTTCATAGTACATGTAACAAAATTCCTTTGACTCATTGGTAAACCCATTTATTGCAGAAGGAGTACTGATGGATTCAGCGGACACCTTGGTTTCCTAGTATTCCCGCTTCAAACATTGGGGCAGAACAGGAGGCGAAATGCTTGTAACTGGGGCACCGAAATCTTGCTGTCCTGTGCTGTGGTGACACAGTGCTGCCGACTCTTGATGTGCATCTGAACTTACTACTGACCCCAGATGATGGAGAAAGGCTTTGCACACCCTTCATTAGACCCAGAGTGGAAGTTGTGAGTTGCCACATTTTATAAACTCAGATCTGAGGTGTCTTACTTCCAGTAGAAGTTATCTTGTTCCTAGATGTGCGATGGGGAATCACTGATACACAGCTGTACAGCACTTTGAAATGATGATGCCTGATCAGCTGGGTAGTCCTGATTGTTAGGTTGTATGATAAAAAACAATTCTGCATCACCAAAAAGGACAGGGGAACAAGGCTGGGTGGGGGACCCCAATAACCTAATCCTAGAAGTGGAGCCTCCTAGCTGGCTGCTCCCAAGCtaatttttttagttgttgGATAAACCAAacat
Coding sequences within it:
- the CETN3 gene encoding centrin-3 — translated: MSLALRNEFSVDKTKKKKRRELTEEQKQEIKDAFELFDTDKDRAINYHELKVAMRALGFDVKKADVLKILKDYDREATGKITFEDFNEVVTDWILDRDPQEEILKAFKLFDDDDSGKISLRNLRRVARELGENMSDEELRAMIEEFDKDGDGEINQEEFIAIMTGDI